A single window of Spirochaetota bacterium DNA harbors:
- the rmuC gene encoding DNA recombination protein RmuC: MSPYLIIAVFAILVINLILLLFVLVRGGQQGGAYIEQRLAALEKNQERAEQGIKEEIARGRMEAAASARLGREEASGSLRLFSDSLLARMSEIAGLQKNQLDTFSQQLATLTAANETRLERMRATVEERLGSLQDDNTRKLEQMRATVDEKLQSTLEKRLGESFKLVSDRLEQVYRGLGEMQVLASNVGDLRKMLTNVKSRGTWGEIQLGALLDQILTAEQYESNVATKRGSRERVEFAIKLPGRGEDESGPVWLPIDAKFPQEDYQRLIEAQDQANARAAEEAAKGLELRIKASAKDIREKYLNPPETTDFGIMYLPTEGLYAEVIRRSGLTETLQRDYRVVVAGPTTLAALLNSLQMGFRTLAIEKRSSEVWALLGAVKLEFGRFGDILDRTQQKLREASNTIEDAARKSRTIERKLKKVQEMPVLETAGLLAEDDEGEGA, from the coding sequence ATGTCCCCGTATCTGATAATCGCCGTGTTCGCGATACTTGTCATCAATCTCATACTTCTGTTGTTCGTCCTCGTCCGGGGGGGACAGCAGGGCGGAGCGTACATCGAGCAGAGACTCGCCGCGCTCGAGAAAAACCAGGAGCGCGCCGAGCAGGGAATAAAAGAAGAAATTGCGCGCGGCAGGATGGAGGCCGCCGCCAGCGCGCGTCTGGGCAGGGAGGAGGCCTCGGGTTCCCTGCGGCTCTTCAGCGACTCGCTCCTTGCGCGCATGAGTGAGATCGCCGGTCTGCAGAAAAACCAGCTCGACACCTTCTCGCAGCAGCTTGCCACGCTTACCGCGGCCAACGAGACCAGGCTCGAGCGAATGCGCGCCACGGTTGAGGAGCGCCTCGGGTCGCTGCAGGACGATAATACCCGCAAACTGGAACAGATGCGCGCGACGGTGGACGAAAAGCTCCAGTCGACGCTCGAGAAGCGCCTGGGCGAATCGTTCAAGCTGGTGAGCGACCGGCTGGAACAGGTATACAGGGGGCTGGGTGAGATGCAGGTTCTGGCCTCGAACGTCGGTGACCTCAGGAAGATGCTGACCAACGTCAAATCCCGGGGGACATGGGGCGAGATTCAGCTCGGAGCGTTACTCGACCAGATACTCACGGCCGAGCAGTACGAGTCCAACGTTGCGACAAAACGAGGCAGCCGCGAGCGGGTCGAGTTCGCCATTAAGCTTCCGGGCCGCGGCGAGGACGAATCCGGGCCGGTCTGGCTTCCCATAGACGCCAAGTTTCCACAAGAGGATTACCAGCGTTTAATTGAAGCCCAGGACCAGGCGAATGCCCGGGCCGCGGAGGAGGCCGCGAAGGGACTCGAATTGCGGATAAAGGCGTCCGCGAAGGACATCAGGGAGAAGTACCTCAACCCTCCCGAGACCACGGATTTCGGGATCATGTACCTGCCCACCGAGGGGCTCTACGCGGAGGTAATACGCAGGAGCGGTCTTACCGAAACCCTGCAGCGCGACTACCGTGTTGTCGTGGCGGGGCCCACCACGCTCGCCGCGCTCCTGAACAGCCTGCAGATGGGGTTCCGCACCCTCGCCATCGAGAAACGCTCGAGCGAGGTATGGGCGCTCCTCGGGGCGGTCAAGCTGGAGTTCGGCAGGTTCGGCGACATCCTGGACAGGACGCAGCAGAAGCTCCGCGAGGCGAGCAATACGATAGAGGACGCGGCGCGGAAATCGCGTACCATCGAGCGCAAGCTTAAAAAGGTACAGGAGATGCCCGTCCTCGAGACCGCCGGGTTGCTGGCCGAGGACGACGAGGGCGAGGGAGCGTGA
- the gpmI gene encoding 2,3-bisphosphoglycerate-independent phosphoglycerate mutase, whose protein sequence is MKKLKPSTWLTRNGPVVLIIMDGIGIGRQDHTNAFFAARTPCLDRLIAGGMATTLMAHGNAVGLPGDDDMGNSEVGHNALGAGRIFDQGAKLVNAAVASGSLFASDLWRRLVSRPSSTGAALHLIGLLSDGNVHSHIDQLFALVSACHRDGVRRVRVHILLDGRDVPETSALIYIDRLEEFLAGFVRDGNDYRIASGGGRMVTTMDRYEADWSIVQRGWEAHVLGRARKFKSAREAIETFRAEETGIADQYLPAFTIADGTGTPVGPVMDGDSVILFNFRGDRAIQLSRAFDEGTFNSFDRMRRPDVIFAGMMEYDGDLKIPHNYLVRPPSIDSSISEYLALAGRRQYAVSETQKFGHVTYFWNGNRSGRFDENTETYEEIPSDRVQFDQRPWMKAAEITDSMLGALKSGRYDFLRLNFANGDMVGHTGNFHSSVIAAETVDLCIARLLPAIAARGGFALITADHGNIDQMYELAADGSIKTDKITGRSLNKTSHTLNPVPFIVYDPSFAGEYRMRAFSEPPGLANVAATLLCFLGHEPPDDYLPPLIEPA, encoded by the coding sequence ATGAAAAAGCTCAAACCATCCACATGGCTGACAAGAAACGGCCCCGTTGTCCTCATTATCATGGACGGCATCGGCATCGGCCGCCAGGACCATACGAACGCGTTCTTCGCCGCGCGGACTCCCTGCCTTGACCGCCTCATTGCCGGCGGTATGGCGACCACGCTCATGGCCCACGGCAATGCCGTGGGGCTTCCCGGCGACGACGACATGGGCAACTCCGAGGTCGGCCATAACGCGCTCGGCGCGGGAAGGATCTTCGACCAGGGCGCCAAGCTCGTCAACGCGGCGGTCGCTTCGGGTTCGCTTTTCGCTTCGGACCTCTGGCGGCGCCTCGTATCGCGCCCGTCATCAACAGGGGCCGCGCTTCATCTCATCGGGCTCCTTTCAGACGGCAACGTCCATTCGCATATCGACCAGCTCTTCGCGCTCGTTTCCGCCTGTCACCGCGACGGAGTGCGCCGTGTCCGCGTGCATATTCTGCTCGACGGACGCGACGTTCCCGAGACCTCCGCGCTCATTTACATCGACCGGCTGGAGGAGTTTCTGGCCGGCTTTGTGCGGGACGGAAACGACTACCGAATCGCATCGGGCGGCGGACGGATGGTAACCACCATGGACCGCTACGAGGCGGACTGGAGCATTGTGCAAAGGGGCTGGGAAGCGCACGTTCTTGGACGCGCGCGGAAATTCAAATCCGCGCGCGAGGCGATCGAGACCTTTCGCGCAGAAGAAACGGGAATAGCCGACCAGTACCTTCCCGCCTTCACCATTGCCGATGGCACCGGCACCCCGGTGGGCCCCGTGATGGACGGAGATTCGGTGATACTGTTCAACTTCAGGGGGGACCGGGCGATACAGTTGTCCCGCGCCTTCGACGAGGGGACTTTTAATTCATTCGACCGCATGCGCCGTCCGGACGTCATATTCGCCGGGATGATGGAGTACGACGGCGACTTGAAAATTCCTCACAATTACCTGGTCCGGCCGCCGTCGATCGATAGCTCCATCAGCGAATACCTGGCGCTCGCGGGCCGCCGTCAGTACGCGGTCTCGGAAACGCAGAAATTCGGCCATGTCACTTATTTCTGGAACGGCAACCGCAGCGGTCGCTTCGATGAGAACACTGAAACCTACGAGGAGATACCTTCCGACAGGGTACAGTTCGACCAGCGCCCATGGATGAAAGCGGCGGAAATAACCGACTCGATGCTCGGCGCCCTTAAAAGCGGCCGCTATGATTTTCTGCGGCTCAATTTCGCCAACGGCGACATGGTGGGACACACGGGCAACTTTCACTCCTCGGTAATCGCGGCGGAAACGGTTGATTTGTGCATCGCGAGGCTGCTGCCGGCAATCGCCGCGCGCGGGGGGTTCGCGCTCATCACCGCGGATCACGGCAATATCGACCAGATGTACGAGCTTGCGGCGGATGGCTCTATAAAGACCGATAAAATAACAGGGCGTTCCCTCAACAAGACGTCCCATACGCTGAACCCGGTCCCCTTTATCGTATACGACCCATCCTTCGCCGGCGAATACCGTATGCGCGCCTTTTCCGAGCCGCCCGGACTGGCCAATGTCGCGGCGACACTCCTTTGCTTTCTGGGCCACGAACCCCCGGACGACTATCTGCCGCCGCTGATTGAGCCCGCATGA
- the thiD gene encoding bifunctional hydroxymethylpyrimidine kinase/phosphomethylpyrimidine kinase — protein MTIPRVLTIAGSDSGGGAGIQADIKTITVLGGFGMTVITALTAQNTTGVQGVLDIPVEFIERQFDSVLSDIGADAAKTGMLSSSEIIKAVVSKIREYGIDRLVVDPVMVAKGGAHLLRDEARESLMRDLLPLALVATPNVPEATALCGHPIESVDDMKKAARKIRDMGARNVVVKGGHLDGDAIDILFDGKDFHTFSVERVVTGDTHGTGCTYSAAIATALARGEEVYGAVESAKRYITAAIRNSLRLGSGHGPTNHLSPILS, from the coding sequence ATGACCATACCGCGCGTATTGACCATAGCGGGTTCCGACTCCGGCGGCGGCGCCGGCATACAGGCCGACATCAAGACCATTACCGTGCTTGGCGGCTTCGGTATGACGGTTATCACCGCCCTCACCGCGCAGAATACGACGGGAGTGCAGGGCGTGCTCGACATCCCAGTTGAATTTATCGAGCGGCAGTTCGATTCGGTGCTTTCGGACATCGGCGCCGATGCCGCCAAGACGGGTATGCTCTCCTCGTCGGAGATCATCAAGGCCGTGGTGAGCAAGATCAGGGAATACGGCATCGACCGCCTGGTCGTGGATCCGGTCATGGTCGCCAAGGGCGGCGCGCACCTGTTGCGCGACGAAGCGCGTGAGAGCCTGATGAGGGACCTTCTGCCGCTCGCGCTCGTGGCCACCCCTAACGTCCCCGAAGCAACGGCACTGTGCGGCCACCCGATCGAGTCGGTGGACGACATGAAAAAGGCCGCACGCAAGATTCGCGACATGGGGGCTCGAAACGTCGTGGTGAAGGGCGGCCACTTGGACGGCGATGCGATCGACATCCTCTTCGATGGAAAGGACTTCCACACGTTCAGCGTCGAACGCGTTGTGACCGGGGATACACACGGCACCGGATGCACCTATTCCGCCGCAATAGCGACGGCCCTGGCGCGCGGTGAAGAGGTGTACGGAGCGGTCGAAAGCGCCAAGCGATACATCACCGCGGCGATCCGGAATTCGCTGCGGCTGGGCAGCGGGCACGGTCCGACGAACCATCTGTCGCCCATTTTATCCTGA
- a CDS encoding YlbF family regulator: protein MEEILNKANELGLMIRGTDLYRRYEELSVKMDADDAAKKLLEEYARVSEELYVKESSGGPIEVDEKKGFQELTEKVSQNQLIKEYIATQSYFLNLMMQIQKIISEPVGEPVEQARIIKPNSGGKIITDF, encoded by the coding sequence ATGGAAGAAATATTAAACAAAGCGAACGAACTCGGCCTGATGATCCGCGGCACCGATCTGTACAGGCGCTACGAGGAGCTCTCCGTAAAAATGGACGCAGATGATGCCGCGAAGAAGCTCCTCGAGGAATACGCGCGTGTAAGCGAGGAGCTCTATGTTAAAGAGTCATCGGGCGGTCCGATCGAGGTCGATGAAAAAAAAGGATTCCAGGAACTTACGGAAAAAGTCTCACAGAACCAGCTTATAAAAGAATACATCGCAACGCAGAGCTATTTTCTCAACCTGATGATGCAGATACAGAAGATCATCAGCGAGCCCGTGGGCGAGCCGGTCGAACAGGCCCGCATCATCAAGCCGAATTCCGGCGGCAAGATCATCACAGATTTTTAG
- the glgA gene encoding glycogen synthase GlgA gives MKIAFATSEAYPFAKTGGLADVSNALPVALARRGHDVRIIMPRYYVVDRERYGLRVVGGPLGVPLGGGEKWAAVLESRHIPEVPVYFIEHEFYFGRDGLYDDGHTAYADNAERFIFFCRGVMRALKDIGFVPDIIHCNDWQTGLIPVYHKTLYKNDPFFDKSATVMTVHNAGYQGVFPAEHFHLTRLDPGLFTDDGLEFFNQMNFLKGGVLFADAVTTVSRKYADELSTPDFGYDLTDVFQKVKGRFRGITNGVDYSRWNPETDPFIPARYSRKTIDGKWACREALQQKMGIDIDPAAALAGTISRVTYQKGMDVLADTLRPLLADENLQFVLLGQGDDWILDRFAELKRLFPGRVGLFRGYDEGLSHLIEAGLDIYLMPSRYEPCGLNQMYSMRYGTIPVVRATGGLDDTVVEWDDKSLRGNGFKFAELTEKALYEKIRYVIRCFHNTRSWKALQRNAMEFSYSWSDASVEYEKMYEAIHAAARTRGGSPAVGKGRGKSNA, from the coding sequence ATGAAAATCGCGTTCGCGACATCCGAGGCCTATCCCTTCGCCAAGACAGGCGGGCTCGCCGATGTCTCCAACGCCCTGCCGGTGGCGCTCGCGCGCCGTGGCCACGACGTTCGGATCATCATGCCGCGCTATTATGTTGTGGACCGGGAACGCTACGGGCTTCGCGTTGTCGGGGGGCCTCTCGGCGTTCCCCTGGGCGGCGGCGAGAAGTGGGCGGCGGTACTCGAGTCACGCCATATCCCCGAAGTCCCCGTATACTTCATCGAACACGAATTCTATTTCGGGCGGGACGGGTTGTACGATGACGGGCACACCGCATACGCCGACAACGCCGAGCGTTTCATTTTCTTCTGCCGCGGCGTTATGCGGGCGCTTAAAGACATCGGTTTTGTCCCCGACATCATCCACTGCAACGACTGGCAGACGGGACTGATCCCCGTTTACCATAAAACACTGTATAAGAACGATCCTTTTTTTGATAAAAGCGCCACCGTAATGACCGTACACAACGCCGGCTACCAGGGCGTCTTTCCGGCCGAACACTTTCATCTCACCCGGCTCGATCCGGGCCTTTTTACCGATGACGGGCTCGAGTTCTTCAACCAGATGAATTTTTTAAAAGGCGGCGTGCTCTTCGCCGACGCGGTCACGACCGTAAGCAGAAAGTATGCCGACGAGCTTTCAACGCCCGATTTCGGTTACGATCTGACGGACGTTTTTCAAAAGGTTAAGGGCCGTTTTCGCGGTATCACCAACGGCGTCGATTACTCGAGGTGGAATCCCGAGACCGACCCGTTCATCCCCGCACGCTATTCCCGGAAAACGATCGATGGCAAATGGGCGTGCCGGGAAGCGCTTCAGCAAAAAATGGGGATCGATATCGACCCGGCGGCCGCCCTGGCGGGAACCATCTCCCGCGTCACCTATCAAAAGGGCATGGACGTGCTCGCCGACACGCTTCGTCCGCTGCTCGCCGACGAAAATCTGCAGTTCGTCCTTCTCGGCCAGGGAGATGACTGGATACTCGACAGGTTCGCGGAGCTCAAGCGCCTTTTTCCGGGCCGCGTGGGCCTTTTCCGCGGATACGACGAGGGACTGTCGCACCTCATTGAGGCGGGGCTCGACATCTACCTCATGCCGTCGCGCTACGAGCCGTGCGGGCTCAACCAGATGTACAGCATGCGGTACGGGACCATTCCGGTCGTGCGCGCGACCGGGGGGCTCGACGACACCGTGGTCGAATGGGACGATAAAAGCCTGCGCGGAAACGGCTTCAAATTCGCCGAGCTGACGGAGAAGGCACTGTACGAGAAGATTCGCTATGTTATCCGCTGTTTTCACAATACGCGATCGTGGAAGGCGCTCCAGCGAAACGCGATGGAATTCAGCTACTCATGGAGCGACGCGTCGGTCGAGTACGAAAAGATGTACGAGGCGATCCACGCGGCCGCAAGGACGCGCGGCGGGTCCCCGGCGGTCGGGAAAGGCCGGGGAAAATCGAACGCCTGA
- a CDS encoding 4Fe-4S binding protein, whose amino-acid sequence MSQRPAWWLPVLAKIWPITWMSAKATTWPVVGGLIARLTLPLFSGRNFNVSYIPINETLTPPGSTPLPVAVVEELIRRSAHRVIINKCTCRDARQCDAHPVGMGCTLLGEGAREIDERIARHVSVDEAIDHLHATLRDGLIPMTGRVKIDNFIWGVRDRGKLLTICHCCRCCCTILNSGKYFPATASASLVPLKGVGISVDRSLCTRCGTCVTECFMGAISMSGGFPAHDTALCKACGRCDAVCPSGATRISINDVNAAIDEIVGRIRERINFE is encoded by the coding sequence ATGTCACAACGACCCGCATGGTGGCTCCCGGTGCTGGCGAAGATATGGCCGATCACCTGGATGAGCGCAAAGGCCACGACCTGGCCGGTCGTCGGAGGGCTTATCGCTCGCCTTACGCTTCCTCTCTTCAGCGGCAGAAATTTTAACGTCAGCTACATCCCGATCAACGAAACGCTCACGCCCCCGGGGAGCACCCCGCTTCCGGTCGCCGTAGTGGAGGAGCTCATTCGCCGCTCGGCACACCGCGTCATCATCAACAAGTGCACCTGCCGCGACGCGCGTCAGTGCGATGCGCATCCGGTCGGGATGGGCTGCACCCTGCTGGGGGAGGGCGCCAGGGAGATCGATGAACGCATCGCCAGGCATGTATCGGTCGATGAAGCGATCGACCACCTGCACGCGACATTGCGCGACGGCCTCATCCCGATGACCGGCCGAGTAAAGATCGATAATTTCATCTGGGGCGTCCGCGACCGGGGGAAGCTTCTCACCATCTGCCATTGCTGCCGCTGCTGCTGCACCATCCTCAATTCCGGAAAATATTTTCCGGCGACCGCCTCGGCGTCGCTTGTGCCCCTGAAGGGCGTCGGCATCTCGGTCGACCGGTCCCTGTGCACGCGTTGCGGGACATGCGTCACCGAGTGCTTTATGGGTGCGATCTCGATGAGCGGTGGTTTCCCGGCGCACGACACGGCGCTCTGCAAGGCCTGCGGGCGCTGCGATGCGGTGTGTCCGTCCGGGGCCACGCGGATCAGCATCAACGACGTCAACGCGGCGATCGACGAGATCGTCGGCCGCATACGGGAACGCATTAATTTCGAATAG
- a CDS encoding STAS domain-containing protein: MEITRSTGRKVAIIHLSGIFEYHDESKLLTAMRHSVEEAPDLVAIDLAGVDNLNSACMAALLSMLKIADEARLHFILYGMNARVHMLIEKVFSRDYVPLLSTEEFAERYL; the protein is encoded by the coding sequence ATGGAAATAACCCGAAGCACCGGCAGAAAGGTCGCGATAATCCATCTTTCCGGAATTTTTGAATATCACGACGAGTCGAAGCTCCTGACGGCGATGCGCCATTCCGTCGAGGAGGCACCCGACCTCGTTGCAATAGACCTGGCGGGGGTCGACAACCTCAATTCCGCCTGCATGGCCGCTCTATTGTCCATGCTCAAGATCGCCGACGAGGCCAGGCTGCATTTCATTCTTTATGGAATGAATGCGCGCGTCCATATGCTGATCGAAAAGGTGTTTTCGCGCGATTACGTCCCCCTGCTATCGACCGAAGAGTTCGCCGAGCGTTATCTGTAA
- a CDS encoding 4Fe-4S binding protein — protein MNPFRYGPGRRFVKTAVWLSWPIIVAAKRLSAFPVFKWIINPFFAYPHNEVTAIPINVSLPAPDSAPLPRRLVERVIRGASEIFILDECICRGKLDCANHPKTIGCMALGSAVGRMHPSHGHRATIDEAFGHVKNAADAGLVANVAHVWIDPLAFMLTPFNRLMFICFCDDCCCLYRTHMKRRGPNLDRAYRRLPGISITLDAASCDGCGICAERCFVAAIRMENGKPVMGPDCKGCGRCVELCPRGALSLVLAEEETLAGRLLERINRLADIGPGQDKEPKSG, from the coding sequence ATGAACCCGTTCCGCTACGGCCCCGGACGACGATTCGTTAAAACCGCTGTCTGGCTGTCATGGCCGATCATCGTTGCGGCAAAGCGCCTGAGCGCCTTCCCAGTTTTCAAATGGATTATCAATCCGTTTTTCGCATATCCGCATAACGAGGTAACGGCCATACCGATCAACGTATCGCTCCCCGCTCCCGACAGCGCACCCCTTCCCCGCCGCCTCGTGGAGCGCGTGATACGCGGGGCTTCCGAGATATTTATCCTTGACGAATGCATATGCCGCGGAAAACTCGACTGCGCAAACCATCCGAAAACCATCGGATGCATGGCTCTCGGCAGCGCCGTCGGCCGGATGCATCCCTCGCACGGACACCGGGCCACTATCGACGAGGCCTTCGGGCACGTTAAAAATGCAGCCGACGCCGGGCTGGTGGCCAACGTGGCCCACGTGTGGATCGACCCGCTGGCCTTCATGCTCACTCCCTTCAACCGGCTGATGTTCATCTGTTTCTGCGACGACTGCTGCTGCCTTTACCGAACGCACATGAAGCGGCGCGGACCGAACCTCGACAGGGCCTACCGGCGGCTTCCCGGGATATCGATCACGCTCGATGCCGCGTCCTGCGACGGCTGCGGCATCTGCGCCGAACGGTGCTTTGTGGCGGCGATACGGATGGAAAACGGCAAACCGGTCATGGGACCGGACTGCAAGGGATGCGGCCGCTGTGTGGAATTGTGCCCGCGAGGCGCGCTCTCGCTTGTTCTCGCAGAGGAGGAAACGCTTGCGGGAAGACTGCTCGAGCGGATCAACCGCCTTGCCGATATAGGGCCGGGCCAAGACAAAGAGCCGAAATCAGGATAA